Proteins encoded by one window of Dioscorea cayenensis subsp. rotundata cultivar TDr96_F1 chromosome 6, TDr96_F1_v2_PseudoChromosome.rev07_lg8_w22 25.fasta, whole genome shotgun sequence:
- the LOC120263881 gene encoding uncharacterized protein LOC120263881 isoform X2, whose translation MVAFFRGRPDVALPEALNSTPTDPGLGVAAGRVAPPGLENAAGGKRSRLVLLMAGLACGVVGAALLGAAAVAFASRNRRFEPENRSGLGVVLGRRRTGPEVRLGA comes from the coding sequence ATGGTGGCGTTTTTCAGGGGACGCCCGGATGTGGCGCTCCCTGAGGCGTTGAACTCGACGCCGACGGATCCGGGTTTGGGGGTTGCGGCGGGGAGAGTGGCGCCGCCCGGATTGGAGAACGCCGCCGGCGGGAAGAGGTCTCGGCTGGTGCTTCTCATGGCCGGTTTGGCTTGTGGGGTTGTGGGGGCGGCGTTGCTCGGCGCTGCTGCCGTGGCGTTTGCCAGCCGGAACCGGAGGTTTGAACCGGAAAACCGGTCCGGTTTAGGGGTTGTGCTCGGCCGGAGGCGAACCGGGCCGGAGGTGCGCTTGGGTGCTTGA
- the LOC120263880 gene encoding uncharacterized protein LOC120263880 has protein sequence MKCSTAHPPKTFKARSPPHSPPTSSLSLSFSLLLLLRIDPSISHLHRRYPFRVLIMDRRGVCDFTVVVICLLAMMVVRSVSQDDAAVSPAMVAFFRGRPDVALPEALNSTPTDPVWGVAAGRVAPPGSENAGGGKRSRLVLLMAGLACGVVGAALLGAAAVAFASRNRRFEPEKPVRFRGCARPEANRAGGALGCLNYFLVSLL, from the exons ATGAAATGTTCCACTGCCCACCCACCCAAAACCTTCAAAGCGCGTTCACCGCCTCACTCACCACCCACTtcatcactctctctctctttctctctccttcttctcctccggATCGATCCTTCGATTTCCCATCTTCACCGACGATATCCTTTCAG GGTATTAATTATGGATCGACGAGGTGTTTGTGATTTCACCGTCGTTGTGATCTGTTTGCTGGCGATGATGGTGGTGAGATCAGTGAGCCAGGACGACGCTGCGGTGTCGCCGGCGATGGTGGCGTTTTTCAGGGGACGCCCGGATGTGGCGCTCCCTGAGGCGTTGAACTCGACGCCGACGGATCCGGTTTGGGGGGTTGCGGCGGGGAGAGTGGCGCCGCCCGGATCGGAGAACGCCGGCGGCGGGAAGAGGTCTCGGCTGGTGCTTCTCATGGCCGGTTTGGCTTGTGGGGTTGTGGGGGCGGCGTTGCTCGGCGCTGCTGCCGTGGCGTTTGCCAGCCGGAACCGGAGGTTTGAACCGGAAAAACCGGTCCGGTTTAGGGGTTGTGCTCGGCCGGAGGCGAACCGGGCCGGAGGTGCGCTTGGGTGCTTGAACTATTTTTTAGTGTCTTTATTAtaa
- the LOC120263905 gene encoding CCR4-NOT transcription complex subunit 9-like isoform X1, with protein MANLPQGLSLNTPFGSPPPSSPIAAGTPQPGKERKMASAEQLVLDLCDPELRENALLDLSKKREIFQDLAPLLWHSFGTIAALLQEIVSIYPALSPPTLTPVASNRVCNALALLQCVASHPDTRILFLNAHIPLYLYPFLNTTSKTRPFEYLRLTSLGVIGALVKVDDTEVISFLLQTEIIPLCLRTMEMGSELSKTVATFIVQKILLDDIGLRYICATAERFYAVGSVLATMVATLAEQPSTRLLKHIIRCYLRLSDNQRACEALQNCLPDMLKDGTFNNCLRDDPATRRWLQQLLHNVAMGSPVPVGMQTARLDHMMGN; from the exons ATGGCGAACCTTCCTCAAGGCTTGTCCCTCAACACGCCCTTCGGCTCTCCGCCTCCGTCCTCGCCCATCGCCGCCGGCACCCCTCAGCCCGGAAAGGAACGGAAGATGGCTTCCGCGGAGCAGCTTGTCCTTGACCTCTGTGATCCCGAGCTCCGGGAGAACGCCCTTCTCGATCTatcaaag AAAAGAGAGATATTTCAAGATTTGGCTCCATTGTTATGGCATTCTTTTGGGACCATTGCAGCACTTCTTCAG GAAATCGTTTCAATATACCCAGCTCTGTCACCTCCGACTTTGACTCCAGTTGCATCAAATCGTGTTTGCAATGCCCTTGCTCTCCTCCAG TGTGTCGCCTCTCACCCAGATACCAGGATACTTTTCCTTAATG CACACATTCCCTTATACCTATATCCATTCCTGAATACAACAAGCAAAACACGACCATTTGAGTATTTGAGGCTCACAAGCTTGGGAGTTATTGGTGCTCTTGTGAAG GTTGATGATACTGAAGTGATCAGTTTCCTTCTCCAGACTGAAATAATTCCTCTATGTCTGCGCACAATGGAGATGGGTAGTGAACTTTCAAAAACA GTGGCTACATTTATTGTTCAAAAAATCCTTTTAGACGACATTGGTCTCCGCTACATCTGTGCTACCGCAGAGCGGTTCTACGCTGTAGGCAGTGTGCTTGCAACTATGGTTGCAACTCTCGCCGAACAACCATCAACAAGACTACTGAAACACATAATCCGGTGTTATCTGAGGCTTTCTGATAATCAGAG GGCATGCGAAGCTTTGCAGAATTGCCTTCCGGATATGTTGAAGGATGGAACATTTAACAATTGCCTTCGC GATGATCCTGCAACGCGGAGATGGCTACAGCAACTGCTGCACAATGTGGCAATGGGAAGCCCAGTTCCGGTGGGGATGCAAACGGCGAGGCTCGATCATATGATGGGCAATTAA
- the LOC120263881 gene encoding uncharacterized protein LOC120263881 isoform X1, whose amino-acid sequence MKCSTAHPPITFKARSPPHPPPTSSLSLSFSLLLLLRIDPSISHLHRRYPFRVLIMDRRGVCDFTVVVICLLAMMVVRSVSQDDAAVSPAMVAFFRGRPDVALPEALNSTPTDPGLGVAAGRVAPPGLENAAGGKRSRLVLLMAGLACGVVGAALLGAAAVAFASRNRRFEPENRSGLGVVLGRRRTGPEVRLGA is encoded by the exons ATGAAATGCTCCACTGCCCACCCACCCATAACCTTCAAAGCGCGTTCACCGCCTCACCCACCACCCACTtcatcactctctctctctttctctctccttcttctcctccggATCGATCCTTCGATTTCCCATCTTCACCGACGATATCCTTTCAG GGTATTAATTATGGATCGACGAGGTGTTTGTGATTTCACCGTCGTTGTGATCTGTTTGCTGGCGATGATGGTGGTGAGATCAGTGAGCCAGGACGACGCTGCGGTGTCGCCGGCGATGGTGGCGTTTTTCAGGGGACGCCCGGATGTGGCGCTCCCTGAGGCGTTGAACTCGACGCCGACGGATCCGGGTTTGGGGGTTGCGGCGGGGAGAGTGGCGCCGCCCGGATTGGAGAACGCCGCCGGCGGGAAGAGGTCTCGGCTGGTGCTTCTCATGGCCGGTTTGGCTTGTGGGGTTGTGGGGGCGGCGTTGCTCGGCGCTGCTGCCGTGGCGTTTGCCAGCCGGAACCGGAGGTTTGAACCGGAAAACCGGTCCGGTTTAGGGGTTGTGCTCGGCCGGAGGCGAACCGGGCCGGAGGTGCGCTTGGGTGCTTGA
- the LOC120263416 gene encoding serine/threonine-protein phosphatase 6 regulatory subunit 3-like isoform X1 — translation MFWRMTGLSTTSPVDSILDKENYTLEELLDEDEIIQECKALNTRLINFLRDRAQVEQLIRYIVEEAPEDAEKKRIFKFPFIACEIFTCEVDIILRTLVEDDELMNLLFSFLKPDCPHSNLLAGYFSKVVICLMIRKTAHLMNFVQGHQEIFRQLVDLIGITSIMEVLIRLIGADENMYSNYMDAMQWLEDTDVLEMIADKFSSSDSPEVHANAAEILCAITRYAPPGLASKICSPSFVGRLFRHALEDSRPKSVLVNSLSVCISLLDPKRLLSASNHLFRSQLSHGSLVTASPETVDGMLGSLGDLLKLLDVSSAESTLLTTYGKLQPPLGKHRLKIVEFISVLLTIGSEAAERELVQLGAIKCVFDLFFAFPFNNFLHHHVENIVISCLESKREFLIEHLLYDCNIVSKILTTDKNPTLSVDTTKPTVLADGRTPPRVGNVGHITRIANKLIQLGNKSSIIQTHLQENAEWVEWHTDVLLKRNAGENVYQWACGRPTALQDRGRDSDDDDFRDRDYDVAALANNLSQAFQYGIYNSDDIEEAQGSLGRDDEDVYFDDESAEVVISSLRLGDDQESSSLFTNSNWFAFGDDRPASDEPSSGPLPSPSSDEVSKVGVGENNDMMDTATPFEPLNAVTSMEAVGSQISENGPTEILDVGKPPEWVEWRETLDLGELPDANPAPPLPNGGLKPEEEVTQATNGVVSSECKDEDASGSPGSISAAIENSPETSEAKASHNPPESVVPDEEDNGTSEPQIDQVVDREHEPKGL, via the exons ATGTTTTGGCGTATGACAGGCTTGTCCACGACCTCTCCC GTGGACTCTATCTTGGATAAGGAAAACTATACACTTGAAGAGCTGCTTGATGAGGATGAAATAATTCAAGAGTGCAAAGCGCTAAATACACGTCTGATTAATTT TTTGAGAGATCGGGCTCAAGTGGAGCAACTGATTCGCTATATTGTAGAGGAAGCTCCTGAAGATGCtgaaaagaagagaattttCAA ATTTCCATTCATTGCATGTGAAATATTCACCTGCGAGGTTGATATCATATTAAGAACCTTAGTAGAGGATGATGAG TTAATGAATTTGCTGTTCTCCTTCTTGAAACCTGATTGTCCACATAGTAATTTGTTGGCTGGTTACTTTAGCAAG GTTGTCATTTGCCTCATGATACGGAAGACGGCTCATCTTATGAATTTTGTTCAG GGTCATCAAGAGATTTTCCGTCAACTTGTTGATCTAATTGGTATCACATCTATCATGGAG GTACTAATTCGGTTAATTGGTGCCGATGAGAACATGTACTCCAACTATATGGATGCAATGCAATGGTTGGAGGACACAGATGTGCTTGAGATGATTGCGGATAAGTTTAGCTCCTCG GATTCCCCTGAAGTGCATGCCAATGCAGCAGAAATACTTTGTGCAATAACTAGATATGCTCCTCCTGGGCTTGCATCTAAGATTTGTAGTCCAAG ctttGTGGGAAGATTGTTTCGCCATGCATTAGAAGATTCAAGGCCAAAATCTGTTCTAGTCAACTCATTGTCTGTTTGTATATCTTTATTGGATCCGAAGAGATTATTGTCTGCATCGAATCATTTGTTCAGAAGCCAATTGAGCCATGGATCATTAGTGACTGCTAGTCCAGAGACAGTCGATGGGATGCTGGGGAGTCTAG GTGATTTACTAAAGTTATTAGATGTTTCTTCTGCTGAAAGCACCTTGCTGACCACATATGGCAAGCTGCAACCACCGCTTGGTAAACATCGGTTGAAG attgtgGAGTTTATCTCTGTGCTGTTGACAATTGGTAGTGAAGCTGCAGAGAGAGAACTGGTCCAGTTAGGGGCCATAAAATgtgtttttgatttgttttttgc GTTTCCGTTTAACAACTTTTTGCACCATCATGTGGAGAATATTGTTATATCTTGCTTAGAGAGCAAGAGGGAATTTCTTATTGAACATCTTTTATATGATTGCAACATTGTCAGCAAAATTCTTACAACAGACAAGAACCCTACATTGTCAGTTGATACTACAAAG CCAACTGTATTAGCAGATGGAAGAACACCACCTCGAGTAGGAAATGTTGGGCACATTACACGTATAGCTAACAAGCTAATTCAGTTGGGGAATAAGAGCAGCATAATACAGACTCATTTGCAG GAAAATGCTGAATGGGTTGAGTGGCATACAGATGTGCTACTGAAACGTAATGCAGGAGAAAATGTATATCAGTGGGCCTGCGG GCGTCCGACTGCACTGCAGGATCGAGGTAGggatagtgatgatgatgacttCCGAGATAGGGATTATGATGTGGCAGCACTGGCTAATAACTTAAGCCAGGCCTTTCAATATGGAATTTATAACAGCGATGACATTGAGGAG GCTCAAGGATCACTCGGAAGAGATGATGAG GATGTCTATTTTGATGATGAATCTGCTGAGGTTGTAATATCATCTCTTCGTTTAGGAGATGACCAGGAGAG TAGCTCTCTCTTCACAAATTCAAACTGGTTTGCTTTTGGAGATGATAGACCAGCCAGTGATGAACCCTCATCTGGTCCACTTCCATCACCAAGTTCAGATGAGGTCAGCAAAGTCGGTGTTGGTGAGAATAATGACATGATGGACACTGCAACACCCTTTGAACCATTAAATGCAGTAACGAGTATGGAGGCAGTTGGTAGTCAAATTTCAGAGAATGGTCCAACTGAGATTTTAGATGTCGGGAAGCCGCCTGAATGGGTTGAATGGAGGGAGACATTGGATTTGGGCGAACTCCCTGATGCTAATCCAGCTCCACCTTTACCAAACGGCGGGCTCAAACCAGAAGAGGAAGTCACACAAGCTACTAATGGCGTTGTTTCAAGTGAGTGTAAAGATGAGGATGCAAGTGGTTCCCCGGGATCTATCAGCGCGGCTATTGAAAATTCACCAGAAACCAGTGAAGCAAAAGCCTCTCACAATCCTCCCGAATCAGTGGTACCTGATGAAGAAGACAATGGAACATCTGAGCCACAGATTGATCAAGTTGTTGACAGAGAACATGAGCCTAAAGGCCTTTGA
- the LOC120263556 gene encoding geranylgeranyl transferase type-2 subunit alpha 1, whose protein sequence is MHGRPRNAPRSEDSAEKAGKLRDLQAQLLHNHHNRIYTNEARAASARLLEINPEIYTAWNYRKLALQSNLKEVTDVEAIKAFVEEELRVVEAALRQNPKSYGAWYHRKWVLSYKFSPANFDHEYWLLGRLMKLDPRNFHGWNYRRFLASLSNVPEVEELKYTMEMIDSNFSNYSAWHNRSFLLSNLLKEKAQGFVSKEKILTDEYDLVHQALFTEASDQSGWFYFLWLLDQTVSPDQPLVVSSWPAHGSSWVVSTNRSNNDCRLFPSEGSNSCYYLPMSTVPIILYFNQPVSGVSSSTVTVNSVYTSNEDITWRPLALAKSGSAHCWVTYLKISDARSNGTSSVEISLGHSQDIKSARGLPYTCPVLLKFTIELNCIDAEQPGGEFGEELFVFNSDQVCLPYEGFPISSFDQLKISENCVPVASSWDLETLSNEISLFKGSPDDNCKFVKLTLARLLVAYDAMMSERSPSLQKKTHSEEVLKFFDDLIRLDPVHAKFYEDQRSLVILDQVTFDKESLMKNYGRLCKLASSNHHYHVLQLNKLSLTRIGFVERLLWVQILDLSHNEIQSISGLEALQLLTCLNLANNQLNSFAALEPLRLLSSLRVLDVSFNKIGSHLIDTKRYLCSSPMSHTVDIKEFQDTEIADYWEVIFIFKDLQLTQLNIDGNAVANDNLSLLLKKTLPGLIWLNGDRVQ, encoded by the exons ATGCACGGCCGGCCTCGCAACGCGCCGAGATCGGAGGATTCGGCGGAGAAGGCTGGCAAGCTCCGAGATCTTCAGGCCCAGCTCCTCCACAACCACCACAATCGAAT aTATACGAATGAGGCCCGAGCGGCGAGCGCTAGGCTTCTGGAAATCAATCCGGAGATCTACACGGCTTGGAACTACCGCAAGCTCGCGCTGCAGAGTAATCTCAAGGAAGTCACCGATGTGGAGGCGATCAAAGCTTTCGTTGAGGAGGAGCTGAGAGTC GTAGAGGCTGCATTGAGACAGAACCCGAAATCTTATGGGGCATGGTATCACCGGAAATGGGTGTTGAGTTACAAGTTCTCTCCAGCCAACTTTGATCATGAATATTGGCTTCTAGGGCGGCTGATGAAATTGGACCCACGGAATTTTCATGGCTGGAATTACCGCAG GTTTCTTGCCTCATTAAGTAATGTACCAGAAGTGGAGGAACTAAAGTACACAATGGAAATGATTGATTCTAATTTTAGCAATTATTCCGCATGGCATAACCGCAG TTTCTTGCTGTCCAACTTGCTAAAGGAAAAGGCTCAAGGATTTGTTTCAAAGGAGAAGATTTTAACAGATGAATATGATCTTGTACATCAAGCTCTCTTTACAGAAGCGAGTGATCAAAGTGGATGGTTCTATTTTCTGTGGCTTTTAGATCAGACAGTTAGCCCAGATCAGCCGCTGGTTGTTTCTTCGTGGCCTGCTCATGGGTCTTCTTGGGTTGTATCCACTAATAGGAGCAATAATGATTGCAGATTGTTTCCATCCGAAGGCTCTAATTCCTGCTATTACTTGCCTATGTCAACTGTTCCTATCATTCTATATTTCAACCAACCTGTCAGCGGTGTAAGTTCATCCACTGTGACTGTGAATTCTGTTTATACCAGCAATGAAGATATCACTTGGAGGCCACTTGCTTTGGCTAAATCTGGAAGTGCCCATTGTTGGGTGACCTATCTTAAAATTTCTGATGCTAGAAGCAATGGAACCAGTTCAGTTGAGATCAGCCTTGGTCATTCTCAGGATATCAAATCAGCACGTGGTTTGCCATACACCTGCCCTGTGCTATTAAAATTTACTATTGAATTGAATTGTATTGATGCAGAACAGCCGGGGGGAGAATTTGGTGAAGAGTTGTTTGTCTTCAACAGTGATCAAGTTTGTCTTCCATATGAAGGCTTTCCTATAAGTTCTTTTGATCAACTGAAAATCTCTGAAAACTGTGTGCCGGTGGCTTCCAGTTGGGACTTGGAGACTTTGTCCAATGAGATAAGCCTTTTCAAGGGATCGCCTGATGATAATTG TAAGTTTGTCAAACTTACACTTGCACGCCTATTAGTTGCTTATGATGCGATGATGTCAGAGAGAAGCCCTTCCTTGCAAAAGAAGACCCATTCTGAAGAGGTTTTGAAATTCTTTGATGATTTGATACGGTTGGATCCGGTTCATGCAAAATTCTATGAGGATCAAAGAAGCTTGGTCATACTAGATCAG GTAACTTTTGATAAAGAGTCACTCATGAAAAATTATGGACGTCTTTGTAAACTAGCTTCATCCAACCACCACTACCATGTATTGCAacttaacaaattatctttAACACGCATTGGCTTTGTTGAGCGTCTCTTATGGGTCCAGATTTTAGATCTCAGTCACAATGAGATTCAGTCAATTTCAG GTCTGGAAGCATTACAGCTGCTCACCTGTTTAAACCTGGCAAACAATCAGCTCAATAGTTTTGCTGCACTGGAACCCTTGCGGTTGCTGAGTTCTTTGAGAGTTTTGGACGTATCCTTCAACAAGATCGGTTCTCACCTAATCGACACAAAACGGTATTTATGCTCGTCACCAATGTCACACACAGTGGACATCAAAGAGTTCCAGGACACAGAGATTGCAGATTACTGGgaagtgatatttatttttaaggacTTGCAACTAACTCAACTAAATATCGATGGCAATGCAGTTGCTAATGATAACTTGAGCCTTCTACTCAAGAAGACGCTTCCGGGCCTCATTTGGTTAAACGGCGATCGTGTACAATga
- the LOC120263905 gene encoding CCR4-NOT transcription complex subunit 9-like isoform X2 — MANLPQGLSLNTPFGSPPPSSPIAAGTPQPGKERKMASAEQLVLDLCDPELRENALLDLSKKREIFQDLAPLLWHSFGTIAALLQEIVSIYPALSPPTLTPVASNRVCNALALLQVDDTEVISFLLQTEIIPLCLRTMEMGSELSKTVATFIVQKILLDDIGLRYICATAERFYAVGSVLATMVATLAEQPSTRLLKHIIRCYLRLSDNQRACEALQNCLPDMLKDGTFNNCLRDDPATRRWLQQLLHNVAMGSPVPVGMQTARLDHMMGN; from the exons ATGGCGAACCTTCCTCAAGGCTTGTCCCTCAACACGCCCTTCGGCTCTCCGCCTCCGTCCTCGCCCATCGCCGCCGGCACCCCTCAGCCCGGAAAGGAACGGAAGATGGCTTCCGCGGAGCAGCTTGTCCTTGACCTCTGTGATCCCGAGCTCCGGGAGAACGCCCTTCTCGATCTatcaaag AAAAGAGAGATATTTCAAGATTTGGCTCCATTGTTATGGCATTCTTTTGGGACCATTGCAGCACTTCTTCAG GAAATCGTTTCAATATACCCAGCTCTGTCACCTCCGACTTTGACTCCAGTTGCATCAAATCGTGTTTGCAATGCCCTTGCTCTCCTCCAG GTTGATGATACTGAAGTGATCAGTTTCCTTCTCCAGACTGAAATAATTCCTCTATGTCTGCGCACAATGGAGATGGGTAGTGAACTTTCAAAAACA GTGGCTACATTTATTGTTCAAAAAATCCTTTTAGACGACATTGGTCTCCGCTACATCTGTGCTACCGCAGAGCGGTTCTACGCTGTAGGCAGTGTGCTTGCAACTATGGTTGCAACTCTCGCCGAACAACCATCAACAAGACTACTGAAACACATAATCCGGTGTTATCTGAGGCTTTCTGATAATCAGAG GGCATGCGAAGCTTTGCAGAATTGCCTTCCGGATATGTTGAAGGATGGAACATTTAACAATTGCCTTCGC GATGATCCTGCAACGCGGAGATGGCTACAGCAACTGCTGCACAATGTGGCAATGGGAAGCCCAGTTCCGGTGGGGATGCAAACGGCGAGGCTCGATCATATGATGGGCAATTAA
- the LOC120263883 gene encoding uncharacterized protein LOC120263883, whose translation MMDSSSNSDDHHDQDLHGSSSLPPPLLPSFHDSNQTFILNNGGFIQSNNGVIISTSRDSKTLGFQPPLSSMVQELGFHWSNSNAPNYINQSDSQMKDHDFSGSSSITEQLHMALTGVPPFDISSSTGFAESTTSSSTACSRGNFSPVLPTSHTNISNQNHL comes from the exons atGATGGACTCTTCTTCAAACTCTGATGATCATCATGATCAAGACCTCCATGGTTCCTCTTCTCTCCCacctcctcttcttccttctttccaTGACTCCAACCAAACCTTCATTTT GAACAATGGTGGCTTCATTCAAAGCAACAATGGAGTCATTATCTCAACCTCAAGAGACTCTAAAACCCTAGGTTTTCAACCTCCACTCTCATCCATGGTACAAGAATTAGGGTTTCACTGGTCTAACAGCAATGCACCAAACTACATCAACCAATCTGACAGCCAAATGAAAGATCATGATTTCTCAGGTTCTTCATCCATCACTGAACAATTGCATATGGCCCTCACCGGTGTACCGCCTTTCGATATCTCTTCTTCGACTGGTTTCGCTGAATCCACAACTAGTAGTTCTACTGCATGCAGTAGAGGAAACTTTAGCCCGGTTCTTCCAACTAGTCACACTAATATCTCAAACCAGAATCatctttag
- the LOC120263416 gene encoding serine/threonine-protein phosphatase 6 regulatory subunit 3-like isoform X2, whose translation MFWRMTGLSTTSPVDSILDKENYTLEELLDEDEIIQECKALNTRLINFLRDRAQVEQLIRYIVEEAPEDAEKKRIFKFPFIACEIFTCEVDIILRTLVEDDELMNLLFSFLKPDCPHSNLLAGYFSKVVICLMIRKTAHLMNFVQGHQEIFRQLVDLIGITSIMEVLIRLIGADENMYSNYMDAMQWLEDTDVLEMIADKFSSSDSPEVHANAAEILCAITRYAPPGLASKICSPSFVGRLFRHALEDSRPKSVLVNSLSVCISLLDPKRLLSASNHLFRSQLSHGSLVTASPETVDGMLGSLGDLLKLLDVSSAESTLLTTYGKLQPPLGKHRLKIVEFISVLLTIGSEAAERELVQLGAIKCVFDLFFAFPFNNFLHHHVENIVISCLESKREFLIEHLLYDCNIVSKILTTDKNPTLSVDTTKPTVLADGRTPPRVGNVGHITRIANKLIQLGNKSSIIQTHLQENAEWVEWHTDVLLKRNAGENVYQWACGRPTALQDRGRDSDDDDFRDRDYDVAALANNLSQAFQYGIYNSDDIEEAQGSLGRDDEDVYFDDESAEVVISSLRLGDDQESSLFTNSNWFAFGDDRPASDEPSSGPLPSPSSDEVSKVGVGENNDMMDTATPFEPLNAVTSMEAVGSQISENGPTEILDVGKPPEWVEWRETLDLGELPDANPAPPLPNGGLKPEEEVTQATNGVVSSECKDEDASGSPGSISAAIENSPETSEAKASHNPPESVVPDEEDNGTSEPQIDQVVDREHEPKGL comes from the exons ATGTTTTGGCGTATGACAGGCTTGTCCACGACCTCTCCC GTGGACTCTATCTTGGATAAGGAAAACTATACACTTGAAGAGCTGCTTGATGAGGATGAAATAATTCAAGAGTGCAAAGCGCTAAATACACGTCTGATTAATTT TTTGAGAGATCGGGCTCAAGTGGAGCAACTGATTCGCTATATTGTAGAGGAAGCTCCTGAAGATGCtgaaaagaagagaattttCAA ATTTCCATTCATTGCATGTGAAATATTCACCTGCGAGGTTGATATCATATTAAGAACCTTAGTAGAGGATGATGAG TTAATGAATTTGCTGTTCTCCTTCTTGAAACCTGATTGTCCACATAGTAATTTGTTGGCTGGTTACTTTAGCAAG GTTGTCATTTGCCTCATGATACGGAAGACGGCTCATCTTATGAATTTTGTTCAG GGTCATCAAGAGATTTTCCGTCAACTTGTTGATCTAATTGGTATCACATCTATCATGGAG GTACTAATTCGGTTAATTGGTGCCGATGAGAACATGTACTCCAACTATATGGATGCAATGCAATGGTTGGAGGACACAGATGTGCTTGAGATGATTGCGGATAAGTTTAGCTCCTCG GATTCCCCTGAAGTGCATGCCAATGCAGCAGAAATACTTTGTGCAATAACTAGATATGCTCCTCCTGGGCTTGCATCTAAGATTTGTAGTCCAAG ctttGTGGGAAGATTGTTTCGCCATGCATTAGAAGATTCAAGGCCAAAATCTGTTCTAGTCAACTCATTGTCTGTTTGTATATCTTTATTGGATCCGAAGAGATTATTGTCTGCATCGAATCATTTGTTCAGAAGCCAATTGAGCCATGGATCATTAGTGACTGCTAGTCCAGAGACAGTCGATGGGATGCTGGGGAGTCTAG GTGATTTACTAAAGTTATTAGATGTTTCTTCTGCTGAAAGCACCTTGCTGACCACATATGGCAAGCTGCAACCACCGCTTGGTAAACATCGGTTGAAG attgtgGAGTTTATCTCTGTGCTGTTGACAATTGGTAGTGAAGCTGCAGAGAGAGAACTGGTCCAGTTAGGGGCCATAAAATgtgtttttgatttgttttttgc GTTTCCGTTTAACAACTTTTTGCACCATCATGTGGAGAATATTGTTATATCTTGCTTAGAGAGCAAGAGGGAATTTCTTATTGAACATCTTTTATATGATTGCAACATTGTCAGCAAAATTCTTACAACAGACAAGAACCCTACATTGTCAGTTGATACTACAAAG CCAACTGTATTAGCAGATGGAAGAACACCACCTCGAGTAGGAAATGTTGGGCACATTACACGTATAGCTAACAAGCTAATTCAGTTGGGGAATAAGAGCAGCATAATACAGACTCATTTGCAG GAAAATGCTGAATGGGTTGAGTGGCATACAGATGTGCTACTGAAACGTAATGCAGGAGAAAATGTATATCAGTGGGCCTGCGG GCGTCCGACTGCACTGCAGGATCGAGGTAGggatagtgatgatgatgacttCCGAGATAGGGATTATGATGTGGCAGCACTGGCTAATAACTTAAGCCAGGCCTTTCAATATGGAATTTATAACAGCGATGACATTGAGGAG GCTCAAGGATCACTCGGAAGAGATGATGAG GATGTCTATTTTGATGATGAATCTGCTGAGGTTGTAATATCATCTCTTCGTTTAGGAGATGACCAGGAGAG CTCTCTCTTCACAAATTCAAACTGGTTTGCTTTTGGAGATGATAGACCAGCCAGTGATGAACCCTCATCTGGTCCACTTCCATCACCAAGTTCAGATGAGGTCAGCAAAGTCGGTGTTGGTGAGAATAATGACATGATGGACACTGCAACACCCTTTGAACCATTAAATGCAGTAACGAGTATGGAGGCAGTTGGTAGTCAAATTTCAGAGAATGGTCCAACTGAGATTTTAGATGTCGGGAAGCCGCCTGAATGGGTTGAATGGAGGGAGACATTGGATTTGGGCGAACTCCCTGATGCTAATCCAGCTCCACCTTTACCAAACGGCGGGCTCAAACCAGAAGAGGAAGTCACACAAGCTACTAATGGCGTTGTTTCAAGTGAGTGTAAAGATGAGGATGCAAGTGGTTCCCCGGGATCTATCAGCGCGGCTATTGAAAATTCACCAGAAACCAGTGAAGCAAAAGCCTCTCACAATCCTCCCGAATCAGTGGTACCTGATGAAGAAGACAATGGAACATCTGAGCCACAGATTGATCAAGTTGTTGACAGAGAACATGAGCCTAAAGGCCTTTGA